In the genome of Altererythrobacter sp. TH136, one region contains:
- a CDS encoding M3 family metallopeptidase → MTRLFVAAAVGSLLAGCSTMQNTTMDGPAVALPQATGYFAADSTLPLRAPDFSKISDGDFRTAYEQAMAIHDAEIQAIVNNRAAPTFENTIVALEQSGAMLGRVGRVFGTLTGANTNDTLDAIDAEISPKLTQHYDAISLNPALFQRVKAVYDGRAALNLDTEDAKLLEDTYEGMVHAGAQLTAAQKEQVKDINTRLSAATTTFGQRLTQATKDAALVITEEAKLAGLSDADIAAAKKAATERGAPGAQVITLQNTTQQPALATLTDRATREALFNASWNRAETGGENDTRALVAEIVQLRAQKAALFGAPDWATYQMYDRMAKNPKTALDFMQQMVPALEATQRRDAAALNAEIKASGQNFTVKPWDWAMYADKLKAKKYAIDEDAVKPYFELRRVLEDGVFFMSNRLYGLSFKQRTDLPVYNPDVWVYDVFEADGSQLGIFYFDPFQRDNKRGGAWMSNFVEQSKLNGTKPVIYNVLNIPKAPEGQPQLISFDWVETTFHEFGHALHGFFANQKYESLSGTATARDFVEYPSQVHEMWASHPEVLANYAKHYQTGAPIPQELIAKMEAASKYDQGYQFGEVVEAALLDMKWHALTPAQAAAINTPAAVNTFENNALSELGLAVDLVPPRYRTSYFRHIFSDPAGYSAGYYSYLWTQMLDRDSRKWFMENGGLTRQNGDHFRRTVLSQGGTQDYFEMYRAFTGREPNVQPMLEALGLTGGTGSGTSTIPSSGDETG, encoded by the coding sequence ATGACCAGGCTTTTCGTCGCAGCGGCTGTCGGCTCGCTGCTCGCAGGATGCAGCACGATGCAGAATACCACGATGGACGGCCCCGCCGTCGCCCTGCCGCAGGCGACCGGTTACTTTGCCGCCGACAGCACGCTGCCGCTGCGCGCGCCTGACTTCAGCAAGATTTCCGACGGCGACTTCCGTACGGCTTACGAACAGGCGATGGCGATCCACGATGCCGAGATCCAGGCGATCGTGAACAACCGCGCCGCGCCCACGTTTGAAAACACGATCGTCGCGCTGGAGCAATCGGGCGCGATGCTGGGCCGGGTAGGCCGGGTGTTCGGCACGTTGACCGGGGCCAACACCAACGACACGCTGGACGCGATCGACGCCGAGATCAGCCCCAAGCTGACCCAGCATTACGATGCGATTAGCCTGAACCCTGCGCTCTTCCAGCGGGTCAAGGCGGTGTATGACGGGCGCGCTGCGCTGAACCTCGACACCGAGGACGCCAAGCTGCTCGAAGACACGTATGAAGGCATGGTCCACGCCGGCGCGCAGCTGACCGCGGCGCAAAAGGAACAGGTCAAGGACATCAACACCCGTCTGTCGGCCGCGACCACCACGTTCGGCCAGCGGCTGACCCAGGCGACCAAGGACGCAGCGCTCGTCATCACCGAGGAAGCCAAGCTCGCCGGCCTGTCCGATGCCGACATCGCGGCCGCGAAGAAGGCGGCGACCGAGCGCGGGGCGCCGGGTGCGCAGGTCATCACCCTGCAGAACACCACCCAGCAGCCAGCGCTCGCGACGCTGACCGATCGCGCTACCCGCGAAGCGCTGTTCAACGCGAGCTGGAACCGCGCCGAGACGGGCGGCGAGAACGACACCCGCGCGCTGGTGGCCGAGATCGTCCAGCTCCGCGCGCAGAAGGCCGCGCTGTTCGGCGCGCCCGATTGGGCGACGTACCAGATGTACGATCGCATGGCGAAGAACCCCAAGACCGCGCTCGATTTCATGCAGCAGATGGTCCCCGCGCTCGAGGCGACCCAGCGGCGCGACGCCGCCGCGCTGAATGCGGAGATCAAGGCCAGCGGCCAGAACTTCACCGTCAAGCCGTGGGACTGGGCGATGTACGCCGACAAGCTCAAGGCCAAGAAGTACGCGATCGACGAAGACGCGGTGAAGCCGTATTTCGAATTGCGCCGCGTGCTGGAAGACGGCGTGTTCTTCATGTCGAACCGGCTCTACGGCCTCAGCTTCAAGCAGCGGACCGACCTGCCCGTCTACAACCCCGACGTGTGGGTGTACGACGTGTTCGAAGCCGACGGCAGCCAGCTGGGCATCTTCTACTTCGACCCGTTCCAGCGCGACAACAAGCGCGGCGGCGCGTGGATGAGCAACTTCGTCGAGCAGTCCAAGCTCAACGGCACCAAGCCGGTGATCTACAACGTGCTCAACATCCCCAAGGCGCCCGAAGGCCAGCCGCAGCTCATCAGCTTCGACTGGGTGGAGACGACGTTCCACGAATTCGGCCACGCGCTGCACGGGTTCTTCGCCAACCAGAAATACGAAAGCCTGTCGGGCACCGCGACCGCGCGCGACTTTGTCGAGTACCCGAGCCAGGTCCACGAGATGTGGGCCAGCCACCCCGAAGTGCTGGCCAACTACGCCAAGCATTACCAGACCGGCGCCCCGATCCCGCAGGAACTGATCGCCAAGATGGAAGCGGCGTCGAAGTACGACCAGGGCTACCAGTTTGGCGAAGTGGTGGAAGCCGCGCTGCTCGACATGAAGTGGCACGCTCTCACCCCCGCGCAGGCGGCGGCGATCAACACCCCGGCGGCGGTGAACACGTTCGAGAACAACGCGCTCAGCGAACTCGGCCTGGCGGTGGACCTGGTGCCGCCCCGGTACCGTACGAGCTACTTCCGGCACATCTTCTCCGATCCGGCGGGCTATTCGGCGGGGTACTATTCGTACTTGTGGACCCAGATGCTCGACCGCGACAGCCGCAAGTGGTTCATGGAGAACGGCGGCCTGACCCGGCAGAACGGCGATCACTTCCGCCGCACGGTGCTGAGCCAGGGCGGGACGCAGGACTACTTCGAGATGTACCGGGCGTTCACCGGGCGCGAACCCAACGTGCAGCCGATGCTCGAGGCGCTCGGCCTGACCGGCGGCACTGGCTCGGGAACGAGCACGATCCCGAGCAGCGGTGACGAGACCGGCTAA